One genomic segment of Stenotrophomonas sp. 704A1 includes these proteins:
- a CDS encoding sensor domain-containing protein yields the protein MNDPSLAGRALPTTIPQYLAQLRAALDGADPAMVQDALYDAEEYLRSELAAQPGRSEAEVIADVAGSYGAPDEVAEIYRETEVTVNRALRTPRADTAPVLRAAAEASGVEPAAPPPAPVQRSLLARFFGVVTDPHTYGALFYMLLSLATGIFFFTWVVTGLSLSLGLLILIIGIPLTVLFFGSVRGLALLEGRLVEALLGERMPRRPRYTDRSRSWLQRIGDMFTDGRTWLTLLYFVLMLPLGVIYFTIAVTLLSLSLSLIWAPVAAIFSGDIPGVYINDVNVLPMAASPLVAIAVAAVGALLLVLTLHLARGIGKLHGLIAKNLLVRL from the coding sequence ATGAACGACCCGAGCCTGGCAGGCCGTGCCCTGCCGACCACCATCCCGCAGTACCTGGCGCAGCTGCGCGCGGCGCTGGACGGCGCCGATCCGGCGATGGTGCAGGACGCGCTGTACGACGCCGAGGAGTACCTGCGCTCGGAACTGGCGGCGCAGCCCGGCCGCAGCGAGGCCGAGGTGATCGCCGACGTCGCCGGCAGCTACGGTGCGCCGGACGAAGTGGCCGAGATCTACCGCGAGACCGAAGTGACGGTGAACCGCGCGCTGCGCACGCCGCGCGCGGATACCGCGCCGGTGCTGCGTGCGGCGGCCGAAGCCAGTGGTGTCGAGCCCGCTGCGCCGCCACCGGCTCCGGTGCAGCGCTCGCTGCTGGCGCGTTTCTTCGGCGTGGTGACCGATCCGCATACCTATGGCGCGCTGTTCTACATGCTGCTGTCGCTGGCCACCGGCATCTTCTTCTTCACCTGGGTGGTGACCGGCCTGTCACTGTCGCTGGGCCTGCTGATCCTGATCATCGGCATCCCGCTGACCGTGCTGTTCTTCGGCTCGGTGCGCGGGCTGGCGCTGCTGGAAGGGCGGCTGGTGGAAGCGCTGCTCGGCGAGCGCATGCCGCGTCGTCCGCGCTACACCGATCGCAGCCGCAGCTGGCTGCAGCGCATCGGCGACATGTTCACCGATGGCCGTACCTGGCTGACCCTGCTGTACTTCGTGCTGATGCTGCCGTTGGGCGTCATCTACTTCACCATCGCGGTGACGTTGCTGTCGCTGTCACTGAGCCTGATCTGGGCGCCGGTCGCGGCGATCTTCAGTGGTGACATCCCCGGCGTGTACATCAATGACGTGAACGTGCTGCCGATGGCGGCCTCGCCGCTGGTGGCGATCGCGGTGGCCGCAGTGGGGGCGCTGTTGCTGGTGCTGACCCTGCATCTGGCACGCGGCATCGGCAAGCTGCATGGCCTGATCGCCAAGAACCTGCTGGTGCGGCTGTAA
- a CDS encoding PadR family transcriptional regulator produces MSEDDVHLKKFQKELSAGTVSLALLAVLARAGEPLYGYLIAKELERVGEGVLSGKQSALYPVLRNLEGAGLLESHVEPSSSGPPRRYYRINERGREVLAQWRQAWQATRDSVDSVLEGVPQ; encoded by the coding sequence ATGTCCGAAGACGACGTCCACCTGAAGAAATTCCAGAAGGAACTCAGCGCCGGAACGGTGTCGCTGGCCCTGCTGGCGGTGCTGGCCCGGGCCGGCGAGCCGCTGTACGGCTACCTGATCGCCAAGGAGCTGGAGCGTGTCGGCGAAGGCGTGCTGAGCGGCAAGCAGAGCGCGCTGTACCCGGTACTGCGCAACCTGGAAGGCGCCGGCCTGCTGGAAAGCCATGTGGAGCCGTCCAGCAGCGGGCCGCCGCGGCGCTACTACCGCATCAATGAACGTGGCCGCGAGGTGCTGGCGCAGTGGCGCCAGGCCTGGCAGGCCACCCGCGATTCCGTCGATTCCGTGTTGGAGGGGGTACCGCAATGA
- a CDS encoding class I SAM-dependent DNA methyltransferase, translating into MDKTYDAAYFQRWYRHADVGGSARLARKVALAVASAEYYLERPIRSVLDIGCGEGAWRAPLLKLRPKVEYLGFDSSEYAVRRYGRTRNLHLARFGDFAWLRPCAPVDLLVCSDVMHYVPQRELRAGLAGLAELTGGVAFLETFAAEDAFEGDQDGFQSRPARWYQRELRRQGLQAVGSHLWLGPALAGEAAALEQAAR; encoded by the coding sequence ATGGACAAGACCTACGACGCCGCCTACTTCCAGCGCTGGTACCGCCATGCCGACGTCGGCGGCAGCGCCCGCCTGGCGCGCAAGGTTGCCTTGGCCGTGGCCAGCGCCGAGTACTACCTGGAGCGGCCGATCCGCAGCGTGCTGGACATCGGCTGCGGCGAAGGTGCCTGGCGCGCACCGTTGCTGAAGCTGCGTCCGAAGGTCGAATACCTTGGCTTCGACAGCAGCGAGTACGCTGTGCGCCGCTACGGACGGACCCGCAACCTGCACCTGGCCCGCTTCGGCGACTTTGCCTGGCTGCGGCCGTGCGCCCCGGTCGACCTGCTGGTCTGCTCGGATGTGATGCACTACGTGCCCCAGCGCGAACTGCGCGCCGGGCTGGCCGGGCTGGCCGAACTGACCGGCGGCGTCGCCTTCCTCGAGACCTTTGCCGCCGAGGACGCCTTCGAGGGCGACCAGGACGGCTTCCAGTCGCGCCCGGCACGCTGGTACCAGCGTGAGCTGCGCCGTCAGGGCCTGCAGGCGGTCGGCTCGCACCTGTGGCTGGGCCCCGCGCTGGCCGGCGAGGCCGCCGCGCTGGAGCAGGCCGCCCGCTGA
- a CDS encoding ribonuclease HII: MSRRDAAAASLALFDAATVIDPGRRIAGVDEAGRGPLAGPVAVAAVVFCPQRPRLNGLDDSKQLTAARRDQLFDRILDRALAWHVVLVDVETIDRLNIYQATLQGMREVVAAVAQVAGFARIDGNVVPKGLALPAQALVGGDGIDRAIMAASILAKVSRDRYMQDVHARHPHYGFDQHKGYGTPAHLAALREHGPCAEHRRSFAPVRACLEVPQVVAADIAMA; encoded by the coding sequence ATGAGCCGGCGCGATGCGGCCGCCGCCAGCCTGGCCCTGTTCGACGCGGCCACGGTGATCGATCCCGGCCGCCGCATCGCCGGCGTGGACGAAGCCGGTCGCGGCCCGCTGGCCGGCCCGGTGGCCGTGGCCGCGGTGGTGTTCTGCCCGCAGCGGCCGCGGCTGAACGGCCTGGACGACTCCAAGCAGCTGACCGCGGCACGCCGCGATCAGCTGTTCGATCGCATCCTCGACCGCGCCCTGGCCTGGCACGTGGTGCTGGTGGACGTGGAAACGATCGACCGCCTGAACATCTACCAGGCCACCCTGCAGGGCATGCGCGAGGTGGTGGCGGCGGTGGCGCAGGTCGCCGGCTTCGCCCGCATCGACGGCAACGTGGTGCCCAAGGGCCTGGCGCTGCCGGCGCAGGCCCTGGTCGGCGGCGATGGCATCGACCGCGCGATCATGGCCGCCTCGATCCTGGCCAAGGTCTCGCGCGACCGCTACATGCAGGACGTGCACGCGCGCCACCCGCACTATGGATTCGACCAGCACAAGGGCTACGGCACCCCGGCCCACCTGGCGGCGCTGCGCGAGCACGGCCCCTGCGCCGAACACCGGCGCAGCTTCGCCCCGGTGCGCGCGTGCCTGGAAGTGCCGCAGGTTGTGGCCGCCGACATCGCGATGGCCTGA
- the dnaE gene encoding DNA polymerase III subunit alpha, which yields MSNSRFVHLHVHTEFSLADSTIRVPAKPDQADPKKAKQANLLSRSVELGLPALAVTDLNNLFALVKFYKAAEGVGIKPIAGADVMIAEEGQDPWRMTLLCRDREGYLSLSRLLTRAWMEGHRAEGGVAIHPDWLKAGNANLFALAGRQSLAGRLALDGKHELAEQQLADWQRVFGDGLHLELTRTGRDGEEAFNQFALMAAGQRGLPVIASNDVRFLSPSDFSAHEARVCISTGRVLDDPKRPREYSDQQYLKSAEEMCALFADIPDAIDNTLALAERCNIEMRLGTYFLPDYPVPDDETLDSWIRSESRKGLAARLEKNPVAAGMTAQDYSDRLEFELDTIIKMGFPGYFLIVADFIQWGKAQGIPIGPGRGSGAGSLVAWALQITDLDPLPYNLLFERFLNPERVSMPDFDIDFCMDRRDEVIDYVARKYGRERVSQIITYGTMAAKAVVRDSGRVLGFPYGLVDGVAKLIPNILGISLKDAMGEGKDSEMASPELIQRYQSEDDVRDLIDLARQLEDLTRNAGKHAGGVVIAPEPLSEFCPLFAEHDEDGRGKNPVTQFDKNDVEEVGLVKFDFLGLRTLTIIDWAVKAINQRHARAGIPPVDITQLPLDDAPTYKDIFASGNTGAVFQFESSGMRRLLKDAKPDRFEDLIALVSLYRPGPMDLIPSFVDRKHGREDVEYPDPRTERILRDTYGIMVYQEQVMQMAQIVGGYSLGGADLLRRAMGKKVPAEMAKHREIFREGAAKGGVDGPKADEIFDLMEKFAGYGFNKSHAAAYALVSYQTAWLKRHYPAEFMAATLSSDMDNTDKVVGFLDEVRNLGLTVLPPKVNQSAFMFEAATPDTIQYGLGAIKGVGQGACEAVVEERLRGGDYTDLLDFCTRIGSAKLNRRTLEAMINCGALDELGHNRASLMLQLPEVIKATEQMARERASGQNSLFGGPEPGVQAIHLELPETDEWPLLQRLNGERDTLGFYLSGHPFDPWRDDVRDLVGNDLGAVEKIWSANSNGGGGEKRWRPEVQTVLAGQVVGVRRKGESQIFIQLEDGRGRVECSAFSDAMAEFGHLMTKDRILVVKGGLREDEFNGGYALRIRQCWDFDEVCANYATRLSLRLDLRQQRPVWERIDALLDRHRPGRTPLRLDLLLKGPQGGIAGMLDVSGQSAVRIDSKLMEALRADPAVRTLKVRYSPPWAN from the coding sequence ATGTCCAACTCCCGCTTCGTACATCTCCACGTCCATACCGAGTTCTCGCTGGCGGACTCGACCATCCGCGTGCCGGCCAAGCCGGACCAGGCCGACCCGAAGAAGGCCAAGCAGGCCAACCTGCTGTCGCGCTCGGTCGAGCTCGGCCTGCCGGCGCTGGCGGTCACCGATCTCAACAACCTGTTCGCCCTGGTCAAGTTCTACAAGGCGGCCGAAGGCGTAGGCATCAAGCCCATCGCCGGCGCCGACGTGATGATCGCCGAGGAAGGCCAGGACCCGTGGCGGATGACCCTGCTGTGTCGGGACCGCGAGGGCTACCTGAGCCTGTCACGGCTGCTGACCCGCGCATGGATGGAAGGCCATCGCGCCGAGGGCGGCGTGGCCATCCACCCGGACTGGCTGAAGGCGGGCAATGCCAACCTGTTCGCGCTGGCCGGCCGGCAGAGCCTGGCCGGGCGCCTGGCACTGGACGGCAAGCACGAGCTGGCCGAGCAGCAGCTGGCCGACTGGCAGCGCGTGTTCGGCGACGGCCTGCACCTGGAACTGACCCGCACCGGCCGCGACGGCGAGGAAGCGTTCAACCAGTTCGCGCTGATGGCCGCCGGCCAGCGCGGGCTGCCGGTGATCGCCAGCAACGACGTGCGCTTCCTGTCGCCGTCCGATTTCAGCGCGCACGAAGCGCGCGTGTGCATCTCCACCGGCCGCGTGCTGGATGATCCCAAGCGCCCGCGCGAGTACAGCGACCAGCAGTACCTGAAGTCGGCCGAAGAGATGTGCGCGCTGTTCGCCGATATTCCCGATGCGATCGACAACACGCTGGCGCTGGCCGAGCGCTGCAACATCGAGATGCGGCTGGGCACCTACTTCCTGCCCGACTATCCGGTGCCCGACGACGAGACGCTGGACAGCTGGATCCGCAGCGAATCGCGCAAGGGCCTGGCCGCCCGCCTGGAGAAGAATCCGGTCGCTGCCGGCATGACCGCGCAGGACTACAGCGACCGCCTGGAGTTCGAGCTCGACACCATCATCAAGATGGGGTTCCCCGGCTACTTCCTGATCGTGGCCGACTTCATCCAGTGGGGCAAGGCGCAGGGCATCCCGATCGGCCCGGGCCGTGGTTCCGGTGCCGGCTCGCTGGTGGCCTGGGCGCTGCAGATCACCGATCTGGACCCGCTGCCGTACAACCTGCTGTTCGAGCGCTTCCTCAACCCGGAACGCGTGTCGATGCCCGACTTCGACATCGACTTCTGCATGGACCGGCGCGACGAGGTCATCGACTACGTCGCCCGCAAGTACGGCCGCGAGCGGGTCAGCCAGATCATCACCTACGGCACCATGGCGGCCAAGGCGGTGGTACGCGACTCCGGTCGCGTGCTGGGCTTCCCGTATGGCCTGGTCGATGGCGTGGCCAAGCTGATTCCCAACATCCTCGGCATTTCGCTGAAGGATGCGATGGGCGAAGGCAAGGACAGCGAGATGGCCTCGCCCGAGCTGATCCAGCGCTACCAGAGCGAGGACGACGTCCGCGATCTGATCGATCTGGCGCGGCAGCTGGAGGACCTGACCCGCAACGCCGGCAAGCACGCCGGCGGCGTGGTCATCGCGCCGGAACCCCTGAGCGAGTTCTGCCCGCTGTTTGCCGAACACGATGAAGACGGGCGCGGCAAGAACCCGGTCACCCAGTTCGACAAGAACGACGTGGAAGAAGTGGGCCTGGTGAAGTTCGACTTCCTCGGCCTGCGTACCCTGACCATCATCGACTGGGCGGTGAAGGCGATCAACCAGCGCCATGCGCGCGCCGGCATTCCGCCGGTGGACATCACCCAGCTGCCGCTGGACGATGCGCCGACCTACAAGGACATCTTCGCCTCGGGCAATACCGGTGCGGTGTTCCAGTTCGAATCGTCGGGCATGCGCCGCCTGCTGAAGGATGCCAAGCCCGACCGGTTCGAGGACCTGATCGCGCTGGTGTCACTGTACCGCCCCGGCCCGATGGACCTGATTCCGTCCTTCGTCGACCGCAAGCACGGCCGCGAGGACGTGGAGTATCCGGACCCGCGCACCGAGCGCATCCTGCGCGACACCTACGGCATCATGGTGTACCAGGAGCAGGTGATGCAGATGGCGCAGATCGTCGGCGGCTACTCGCTGGGCGGCGCCGACCTGCTGCGCCGCGCGATGGGCAAGAAGGTGCCGGCCGAGATGGCCAAGCACCGCGAGATCTTCCGCGAAGGTGCGGCCAAGGGCGGCGTCGACGGCCCCAAGGCCGACGAGATCTTCGACCTGATGGAGAAGTTCGCCGGCTACGGCTTCAACAAGTCGCACGCCGCCGCCTATGCGCTGGTCAGCTACCAGACCGCCTGGCTCAAGCGCCATTACCCGGCCGAGTTCATGGCCGCCACGCTGTCGTCGGACATGGACAACACCGACAAGGTGGTCGGCTTCCTCGACGAAGTGCGCAACCTCGGCCTGACCGTGCTGCCGCCGAAGGTGAACCAGTCCGCCTTCATGTTCGAAGCGGCAACGCCGGACACCATCCAGTACGGCCTGGGCGCGATCAAGGGCGTCGGCCAGGGCGCCTGCGAGGCGGTGGTCGAAGAACGCCTGCGCGGCGGCGACTACACCGACCTGCTCGATTTCTGCACCCGCATCGGCTCGGCCAAGCTCAACCGGCGCACGCTGGAAGCGATGATCAACTGTGGCGCGCTGGACGAACTGGGCCACAACCGCGCCTCGCTGATGCTGCAGCTGCCGGAAGTGATCAAGGCCACCGAGCAGATGGCACGCGAGCGCGCCTCCGGCCAGAATTCGCTGTTCGGCGGTCCCGAGCCGGGCGTGCAGGCGATCCACCTGGAACTGCCGGAAACCGACGAATGGCCGTTGCTACAGCGCCTGAACGGCGAGCGCGACACGCTGGGCTTCTACCTCAGTGGACATCCCTTCGACCCGTGGCGCGACGACGTGCGCGACCTGGTCGGCAACGACCTGGGGGCGGTGGAGAAGATCTGGAGCGCCAACAGCAACGGCGGCGGGGGTGAGAAGCGCTGGCGGCCGGAAGTGCAGACCGTGCTGGCCGGCCAGGTGGTGGGCGTGCGCCGCAAGGGCGAAAGCCAGATCTTCATCCAGCTCGAGGACGGCCGTGGCCGCGTCGAGTGCAGCGCGTTCTCCGATGCCATGGCCGAGTTCGGCCACCTGATGACCAAGGACCGCATCCTGGTGGTCAAGGGCGGGCTGCGCGAGGACGAATTCAACGGTGGCTATGCGCTGCGCATCCGCCAGTGCTGGGACTTCGACGAAGTCTGCGCCAACTACGCCACGCGCCTGTCGCTGCGGCTGGATCTGCGCCAGCAGCGCCCGGTGTGGGAGCGCATCGATGCCCTGCTCGACCGCCATCGCCCGGGGCGCACGCCGCTGCGGCTGGACCTGCTGCTGAAGGGCCCGCAGGGCGGCATCGCCGGCATGCTCGATGTATCCGGGCAGAGCGCGGTGCGCATCGACTCCAAGCTGATGGAGGCACTGCGCGCCGACCCGGCCGTGCGCACGCTGAAGGTGCGCTACAGCCCGCCGTGGGCCAATTGA
- a CDS encoding CopD family protein — protein MQSYYWVKTFHIVFVVAWMATVFYLPRILVNLSETAGQPAVGERLQLMGLRLYRFGHSMFGLAFLLGLVLWLGYKVIPDFPTMVAPGGAGWLHAKLGLVVLLLVYFSWMGRLLKGVAKGRALPSGRALRWINELPLLAFIPIVWLVLAKPF, from the coding sequence ATGCAGAGTTACTACTGGGTCAAGACCTTCCACATCGTGTTCGTGGTGGCGTGGATGGCCACGGTGTTCTATCTGCCGCGCATCCTGGTGAACCTGTCCGAGACGGCCGGGCAGCCGGCGGTGGGGGAGCGCCTGCAGCTGATGGGCCTGCGCCTGTACCGGTTCGGTCATTCGATGTTCGGCCTGGCGTTCCTGCTCGGCCTGGTGCTGTGGCTGGGCTACAAGGTCATTCCCGATTTCCCGACCATGGTCGCGCCGGGCGGCGCCGGCTGGCTGCATGCGAAGCTGGGGCTGGTGGTGCTGCTGCTGGTGTATTTCAGCTGGATGGGGCGCCTGCTCAAGGGCGTGGCCAAGGGCAGGGCGCTGCCGTCCGGGCGCGCGCTGCGCTGGATCAACGAACTGCCGCTGCTGGCGTTCATTCCGATCGTGTGGCTGGTGCTGGCCAAGCCGTTCTGA
- a CDS encoding acetyl-CoA carboxylase carboxyltransferase subunit alpha: MNPNYLDFEQPIADLEAKIQELRNASAGPAVNVEAEVHALQDKLRVRTAQIFRNLTSWQVLQLARHPSRPYTADYIRIICDEFQELAGDRAFADDKAIMGGLARINGRAVMVIGHQKGRDTKEKIKRNFGMPKPEGYRKALRLMKMAERFGLPVLTLIDTAGAWPGIDAESRGQSEAIARNLIEMAELKVPVICTVIGEGGSGGALALGVGDRTVMLEYAVYSTITPEGCASILWKDAGKAKDAAEQLGLTAPRLKSLGLVDKVVREPTGGAHRNPTQMAKRLKAVLLNELDALDTLSTEELLEQRYKRLRSYGTYEAA, encoded by the coding sequence ATGAATCCGAACTACCTCGACTTCGAGCAACCCATCGCCGACCTGGAAGCCAAGATCCAGGAACTGCGCAACGCCAGTGCCGGGCCGGCGGTCAATGTCGAGGCCGAAGTGCATGCGCTGCAGGACAAGCTGCGCGTGCGTACCGCGCAGATCTTCCGCAACCTGACCTCCTGGCAGGTGCTGCAGCTGGCCCGCCACCCGTCGCGCCCCTACACCGCCGACTACATCCGCATCATCTGCGATGAGTTCCAGGAACTGGCCGGCGACCGCGCCTTCGCCGACGACAAGGCGATCATGGGCGGGCTGGCCCGCATCAACGGCCGCGCCGTGATGGTGATCGGTCACCAGAAGGGCCGCGACACCAAGGAAAAGATCAAGCGCAACTTCGGCATGCCCAAGCCGGAGGGCTACCGCAAGGCGCTGCGCCTGATGAAGATGGCCGAGCGCTTCGGCCTGCCGGTGCTGACCCTGATCGATACCGCCGGCGCCTGGCCGGGCATCGATGCCGAATCGCGCGGCCAGTCCGAAGCGATCGCCCGCAACCTGATCGAGATGGCCGAGCTGAAGGTGCCGGTGATCTGCACCGTGATCGGCGAAGGTGGCTCCGGCGGTGCGCTGGCGCTGGGCGTGGGCGACCGCACCGTGATGCTGGAATATGCGGTGTACTCGACCATCACCCCGGAAGGCTGCGCCTCGATCCTGTGGAAGGACGCCGGCAAGGCCAAGGATGCCGCCGAGCAGCTGGGGCTGACCGCGCCGCGCCTGAAGAGCCTGGGCCTGGTCGACAAGGTCGTGCGCGAGCCGACCGGTGGTGCCCACCGCAACCCGACCCAGATGGCCAAGCGCCTGAAGGCCGTGCTGCTGAACGAGCTGGATGCGCTGGACACCCTGTCCACCGAGGAACTGCTGGAGCAGCGCTACAAGCGCCTGCGCAGCTACGGCACCTACGAAGCCGCGTAA
- the lpxB gene encoding lipid-A-disaccharide synthase: MAGSVPAQRVLSERPLRIALVAGEASGDLLGAGLVRELKARFPHAEFAGIGGDAMRSAGCQTWHDASELAVMGLTEVLRHLPRLLTLRSAFRQRALEWQPDVFIGIDAPDFNLGIERWLKQRGVRTVHYVSPSVWAWREKRAEKIGSSADLVLCLFPMEPPIYARHGIDARFVGHPMADEIPLHVDREAARIDLGLPASAKVLAVLPGSRLGEISRLGEAFFEAAWQVSERIPGLHVVVPAANAACRRLIEEQLSRSALPVAYSHVLDGQARTAMIAADVVVLASGTATLEAMLVKRPMVVGYRVAELTYRLVKALGLIKVDRFALPNILAGQDLAPELMQHDCSPEKLAAAIQQWFDHPQRVADLQGTYERLHERLRRNASARAADAVGELLMRSQERA, from the coding sequence ATGGCCGGCAGCGTCCCCGCGCAGCGCGTGCTCAGCGAGCGCCCGCTGCGGATCGCGCTGGTGGCCGGCGAGGCTTCCGGCGATCTGCTCGGTGCAGGCCTGGTGCGCGAACTGAAGGCGCGCTTCCCGCATGCCGAGTTCGCCGGCATCGGCGGCGACGCGATGCGCAGTGCCGGCTGCCAGACCTGGCACGATGCCAGCGAACTGGCGGTGATGGGCCTGACCGAAGTCTTGCGCCACCTGCCGCGCCTGCTCACGCTGCGTTCGGCGTTCCGCCAGCGCGCGCTGGAATGGCAGCCGGACGTGTTCATCGGCATCGATGCCCCGGACTTCAACCTGGGCATCGAGCGCTGGCTGAAGCAGCGCGGCGTGCGCACCGTGCACTACGTCAGCCCGTCGGTATGGGCGTGGCGCGAGAAGCGTGCGGAGAAGATCGGCAGCAGTGCCGACCTGGTGCTGTGCCTGTTCCCGATGGAACCGCCGATCTACGCCCGGCACGGCATCGACGCACGCTTCGTCGGCCACCCGATGGCCGATGAGATCCCGCTGCACGTCGACCGCGAAGCGGCCCGGATCGACCTCGGCCTGCCGGCCTCGGCCAAGGTGCTGGCGGTGTTGCCGGGCAGCCGCCTGGGCGAGATCTCCCGGCTTGGCGAAGCGTTCTTCGAGGCCGCCTGGCAGGTGTCCGAGCGCATTCCCGGCCTGCACGTGGTGGTGCCCGCGGCCAACGCGGCCTGCCGCCGCCTGATCGAGGAACAGCTGTCACGGTCGGCGCTGCCGGTGGCCTACTCGCACGTGCTCGATGGGCAGGCGCGCACCGCGATGATCGCCGCCGACGTGGTGGTGCTGGCCTCCGGCACCGCGACCCTGGAGGCGATGCTGGTGAAACGGCCGATGGTGGTCGGATACCGCGTGGCCGAACTGACCTACCGGCTGGTCAAGGCGCTGGGGCTGATCAAGGTCGACCGCTTCGCCCTGCCCAACATCCTTGCCGGCCAGGATCTGGCGCCGGAACTGATGCAGCACGACTGCAGCCCGGAAAAGCTCGCCGCCGCGATCCAGCAGTGGTTCGATCATCCGCAGCGGGTGGCCGACCTGCAGGGCACCTATGAGCGCCTGCATGAGCGCCTGCGCCGCAATGCCTCGGCCCGTGCCGCCGACGCCGTCGGCGAACTGCTGATGCGCAGCCAGGAGCGCGCATGA
- a CDS encoding polyhydroxyalkanoate depolymerase — protein MLYQLHELTRNLLAPWVHQAQANARFFANQGHWWSQMPGADRLAAVNELFHRIGKDYEKPEWGINEIDVEGERVPIVVHEEVSKPFCKLLRFKRHSNEADQLHTMLNQPFVLVVAPLSGHHATLLRDTVRTLLRDHRVYVTDWVDARMVPASEGEFGLDDYIAYIQEFIRHLGVERLHVVSVCQPTVPVLAAVSLMASRGEPTPRTLVMMGGPIDARCSPTAVNNLATQNPLSWFENNVIHTVPASYPGAGRRVYPGFLQHAGFLSMNPSRHFSSHWDFYTDLVKGDLEDADAHRRFYDEYNAVLDMPAKYYLDTISVVFQDFLLPRGEWVVNGEKVDPSAIRDTALLSIEGELDDIAGLGQTEAAQALCTGISADRREHFIVEGAGHYGIFSGRRWREVVYPKVRDFFAAHAEAPAAKASKKKSNVTPLRRKAG, from the coding sequence ATGCTCTATCAACTGCACGAACTGACCCGCAACCTGCTCGCCCCCTGGGTGCACCAGGCCCAGGCCAACGCCAGGTTCTTCGCCAACCAGGGCCACTGGTGGTCGCAGATGCCGGGCGCTGATCGCCTGGCGGCGGTCAATGAGCTGTTCCACCGCATCGGCAAGGATTACGAGAAGCCCGAATGGGGCATCAACGAAATCGACGTCGAAGGCGAGCGCGTGCCGATCGTGGTGCACGAGGAAGTGAGCAAGCCGTTCTGCAAGCTGCTGCGCTTCAAGCGCCACAGCAATGAAGCCGATCAGCTGCACACCATGCTCAACCAGCCGTTCGTGCTGGTGGTGGCACCGTTGTCCGGCCACCACGCCACGCTGCTGCGCGATACCGTGCGCACCCTGCTGCGCGACCACCGCGTGTATGTGACCGACTGGGTCGATGCGCGCATGGTACCGGCCAGCGAAGGCGAATTCGGCCTGGACGACTACATCGCCTACATCCAGGAATTCATCCGCCATCTCGGCGTCGAGCGCCTGCATGTGGTGAGCGTGTGCCAGCCGACGGTGCCGGTGCTGGCGGCGGTTTCGCTGATGGCCAGCCGTGGCGAGCCGACCCCGCGCACGCTGGTGATGATGGGCGGCCCGATCGATGCGCGCTGCAGCCCGACCGCAGTCAACAATCTGGCCACGCAGAATCCGCTGTCGTGGTTCGAGAACAACGTCATCCACACCGTGCCGGCCAGCTATCCCGGCGCCGGTCGCCGCGTGTACCCGGGCTTCCTGCAGCACGCCGGTTTCCTGTCGATGAATCCCAGCCGCCACTTCAGTTCGCACTGGGATTTCTATACCGACCTGGTCAAGGGCGACCTGGAAGACGCCGACGCGCACCGTCGCTTCTACGACGAGTACAACGCCGTGCTGGACATGCCGGCCAAGTACTACCTGGATACCATTTCCGTGGTGTTCCAGGACTTCCTGCTGCCGCGTGGCGAGTGGGTGGTCAATGGCGAGAAGGTGGATCCCTCGGCGATCCGCGATACCGCGCTGCTGAGCATCGAAGGCGAGCTGGACGACATCGCCGGGCTCGGCCAGACCGAAGCGGCGCAGGCGCTGTGTACCGGCATCAGCGCTGACCGCCGCGAGCATTTCATCGTCGAAGGCGCCGGCCACTACGGCATCTTCAGCGGCCGTCGCTGGCGCGAAGTGGTGTACCCGAAGGTGCGCGACTTCTTCGCCGCGCACGCCGAAGCACCGGCGGCGAAGGCCTCGAAGAAGAAGAGCAACGTCACCCCGCTGCGCCGAAAGGCGGGGTAA